CACCAGTTGTTACTGACCTTCGTTGCCTCGAACCAAGCGGGTCAGGCTCGGCCATTTCTCCCAAGTCCGTACAACTGGAGGACATATGGCGACTTGAACTTAGAGTTCTGGCGCGAGCACCAACGCACCTCATATGAAGAGGCTTCTCGACTCCTAAACGAGAGCCACCAAAATGTGGTCAGGCTCGTCGAGGGCTTCACCGATGAAGAACTATTCGAGAAGACCCATTTTGACTGGACTGGCACAGCAACACTCGGTTCATACTGTGCGTCCGCGACCTCGAGTCACTACGACTGGGCAATGAAGAAAATTAGAGCTAGCCTCAGGACATCACGAACCGGAGGCTGACATGAGTGCTCTAAGAGACATCGTTGACTCAAGTAGCCGGATCGTTTTCTTCGGTGGAGCGGGGGTTTCCACTGAGTCGGGAATCCCCGACTTTCGTTCAGCCGGAGGTCTCTACAACAGCGCTTCAGGTGGCAGTTATGCGCCCGAAGAAATGCTTAGCCGTAGCTTCTTTAACACACATACCGAAGAGTTCTTCGACTACTACCGAACTAGCCTGATTCACCCAAACGCTAAACCTAACCAGGCGCACCTCGGCCTCGCATCTCTTGAGCGCAAGGGAAAGCTCTCCTCTGTCATCACTCAGAACATCGATGGACTACACAGCATGGCTGGATCCAAGCGCGTCCTCGAACTCCATGGCAGCATCTACCGCAATAACTGTATGGATTGCGGCGCACCGTACGGACTCGAGAAAGTCCTGGATTCGACCGGTGTTCCCCTTTGTGATTCGTGCGGAGGGGTCATCAAACCCGATGTTGTTTTGTACAAGGAGGCACTCGATTCGGGAGTAATGGACCAGGCAATCGAAGAACTCTCCCAGGCAGACACACTAATCGTCGGAGGAACCTCGCTTGCCGTCTATCCTGCTGCCGGACTTATCCGTGTCTTTCAGGGGGATGATCTAGTCCTTATCAACCGTGACTCCACACCATATGACGCCATGGCCACCCTGGTCATCCACAATCCGATCGGAGAGACCCTAGCGGAGTTCATCGACGACTGAGAACGATAAACGTCCTCAGTCCCTCACCATCTCGTATAGGTGGGCGAAGACTTCCTTCCCGTTCGCACGCAAACCATCGTGCTGCATCTCATTCGTTACCCAGGTGCGAGCGTTCGGCATAATCGCCGCCGTCTGCTCAGACAGAACCCGCGGCACGTAGATATCGCTGTGGTAGACCAGGGCCGCGAGCGGCACATCAGAGGCAGCCAACGCGCCAACGTCGTATGTTCTCGCCCACTGGGTTCTCTCAGCGAGCTTGTCGACAACGGGCATCAGTGCAGCGGTCGAGGGATCCTCGCCCACCAGCGCCCTGAATCCATGCTCTGCCGTTAGGTACCAGGGCGAAGACACATCAAGCGGATCCGCGTCCAAACTAAACCCGTCGTACTCTGCCGCCAAACGCTCCGCCGACCACCGCGTTCCGCTTCCCGTGGCATCGAACGTAGTCTGCCCATATATCGCCTCTTGCAGC
The sequence above is a segment of the Actinomycetaceae bacterium MB13-C1-2 genome. Coding sequences within it:
- a CDS encoding ClbS/DfsB family four-helix bundle protein, which codes for MARPTTRAELLEATDTQYYKLEKLLDSMSPAEQDAPLTYSDSKKSGAHWERDKNLRDILIHLYEWHQLLLTFVASNQAGQARPFLPSPYNWRTYGDLNLEFWREHQRTSYEEASRLLNESHQNVVRLVEGFTDEELFEKTHFDWTGTATLGSYCASATSSHYDWAMKKIRASLRTSRTGG
- a CDS encoding NAD-dependent protein deacylase; the protein is MSALRDIVDSSSRIVFFGGAGVSTESGIPDFRSAGGLYNSASGGSYAPEEMLSRSFFNTHTEEFFDYYRTSLIHPNAKPNQAHLGLASLERKGKLSSVITQNIDGLHSMAGSKRVLELHGSIYRNNCMDCGAPYGLEKVLDSTGVPLCDSCGGVIKPDVVLYKEALDSGVMDQAIEELSQADTLIVGGTSLAVYPAAGLIRVFQGDDLVLINRDSTPYDAMATLVIHNPIGETLAEFIDD